The DNA segment ATGGAGTAACAGGTCCATGAACTCTTAGTCTAGTGTTCTTAATGTCACACAAGGGGATGAAGGAGAGCTGTCAGTGACACTCACATTCCCCAATGATGGAGCCTGACTTGGAATGGAAGGAATTCCTTCAAAGAGTGAGCAAGCTACTTAATCtctatttttatcaattttcccacctataaaatgaggataacaataaTCTTTAACTCCTATGTTCAGTGAGAACCGATTGTGTTAATATGTGTAAAGCCCTTAACATTTCGCTCAGCACATAATAAGCCTTCAATAGACATTTTCCCTATTTTAGGCCCGCGTTGTGCCAGACATGGGCTGGAGTTAGAGATGAACAGTTAGTtatggcccagagcctgagggGGTGACCAAGTGGGAGAGGTCGATGCTCAAGTGCAGGTGTTAGTGGaggcacaggggcagagggagcaggagagcccTCCGACTTACCCTGGGAAgtcatggaaggcttcctggaggcagtTGAATTAAAAAGGGGAGTGAGGGAGCTAGAACAGTCTGGGCAGAAGAAATAAGACATGCGAGGACCCTGAGGCAGAAGAGCATCTCAGGAGTTACACTACAGGGACTTAGTGCCCGGATCATACAGGACCTTGCAGACCAGGCTAAAGAGTCTGGTGATAATACTGTGGTGGCTGTTACTGTCTACCATGAACCTGGGAATAGGCCAAGTGTTTGAAATATCTCAGTCATGTCACTTAATACGCACAGGATTAGAAGGTAGGTGCTTTTATTATtgccatttcacaggtgaggaaactgaggcatagagcaGTTAAGTTACTTGCTCACGTACTAGCCCTCAGGTCTTCCTGACTCCAAGGTCTTGTGCTCTTATCACCATCCCCATGGTTCTCAGACTTGAGTAAAGCACCTGGAGATTTGGTTAAAATGCAAAATGCGGTGCCTACTCGGAGTTCTGATTCAGGGGGTGGGGTTGAGAATTTGTGGGGGtttttaagtccatttatttatttttgagagaaacagggacactgcaggtggaggagggacagagagagaggggaaaggggatcccaagcaggctccgcgctgccagcgCCGAGCCCCATGTGgcgcttgaattcacaaaccgcaagatcctgacctgagccaaaactgaaagtcggacacttaacccactgagccacccaggcgccccgagaatttgtgtatttctaacaagttctccaGTGAGGCTGTCACTGCAGGTGCTCTGGAGACCCTTTGAGAGCCATTATCCCCTACTCTTCTACTCAACTCAGTAGCTGAGGGCAACTCAGAGTttccctctgtgaaatgggtcCCCAGATTGTGGTAGGAACAGATGGGAGGGAAAGGGGCTTTGTGGGGGTGAAAAAGTGGCCTGAAAGGCCCTGGCACTCCCGGCTCCCTCCATGCTGGCCCCTGTTCTCCCTCCAGGCCTCGATGACTCCCTGCAGGACTATTGCTTTGAGGACTGGGAGCTGCCTGGCAAGTACCTGCTCCAGCTCTGTCCCCAAAGCCTTGAGGCTCTGACCGTATGGCCTCTGGGCCACCAGGAGCTCATCCTGGAGGGGGTGGAACAGCTCCGGGCCTTGGTGAGTGAATGGTGGCCACACTGGCTGCAGCTTCCATCCACCTGGGGGGTTGCTGATGGGGGGGCTGGCCACTGTCAGGAGATAATCTGCCTTTACTCTGGTGCAGAGCTCTGGGCgacagacagagaatctgcaGAGCCTGACGGAGGGATTGCTGGAGGTGACCCAGGCCTTCCAGAGCTTAGTCGGAGGCCACCTGGAAGGCTGTGCTGAGCCCCCTGCTGATGTCCTTAGCGCGGCTGTGGAACTGGTGCATGAGGCCCGTGCCCTCCTCTTCTGGCTCAACAGGTACCTCGGGCTCCTCCCAGGACCCTGGTTGGGCTGACGGTGAAGGGACCCTTCTCATCCCTGGCCTCCTCCGGGGTGTGGGAGAGAACAGAGCTTGGCTCTTGTTCAGATATTGTGGAGCAGGGCGAAGAGGTTATTTGGTCAGTGCAGGGGCACCGGGATGCCTGGGTTCCCACTCATTCATAGCACTGCATAGAGAGCTTCTCCACTCTTCAGTGCTGCTGCTTGTCCCACAGGTcccagttcaaatgtcacctcctctgggaagccttccctgttGGGTGTTCTTAGAGCTCCAGACACCTCACAGCAGCTGAAGTTATATCATTATTGCTGTAATCATGTTCCTAGAACAGGCCTTGGGACATATCAGGCACTTGACAAATAAGTCTGGTGCTAAGCTCTTTAGATTTATCCATCATCTTCTTTGCCCCCATCAAAACCATCAGAGTAAGCGTTATCTATCCCCAAATGAGTCGTTGGCTCTGAGCGGTTCCATGACTTGACCGGTCAGCACAGCCTCCTAACCACTGCTCCATACTTCCCCCGTCAGGTACCTCTTCTCTCGCTTAAACGACTTCTCGGCCTGTCAGAAGATTGGGGAGTTGTGCGCGGAGCTGGGCCAGGCCTTGCAGGAGGTAGAAGAACCAGGGGCCAGGCTTGGCCCAGTTTGTAGGGACCAAGTCAGGCTAGAGCTTTTTATAACCTGTGAATCAGCACAGGATCGGCTGTGGGggttgggaagaggcagaggcaggaagaagagaggCCTGGCCGCTGGGTAGGGGGCAATGAGGGCCTGGGGTCTCCTAGCTGGCAGGGGCAGCTCAGAAAGTTTGACTCTcaggagagggtggggtgggggagggcatgtATGGTGACTTCTGGGGCCTGGCATCAGGGGACAAGACCTTGGAGTCAAAGCTCTGAGGCCCTGTAGTTCTGGGAGGAGACCAGCATACAGGACGCAGGGAGGGACTTTGGGGAAGCCCACCCTGTCCTCTGAGAAGGCAGTGCCCCCGACTCAGAGAAAACTGTCCTCTCTGCTTCCAGAACAGTCCGGCAGCTGAGAAGGAGAGCAAAGTCCTGAGCATTGTGAGTGTGGGGTTGAGTGGGGAGTAGGGGTGGCGGTGGGATGGGGGCTCAAGCTAGACatcctgctcccccacccccagtgcagcCATGTGGTAGAGATCTGCCATGCCATCCTGAGCTGCAGCCCCCAGGAGCTTCTAGAGCAGACGGCTGTGCTGGAGCGTGTGCAGCTGGACGATCCTTTGGTGAGCGCTGACCCCTTGGCGGCCTTGTCCGGGCCCTCGGATTTGGCTATAGCATCCCACAGAACCCTGTACTGTTATGGCTGGAAGGCCTTTTCTGTACAGCTGTTAAAAAAGGCCCAGAGAACTTTCCTGGGGACACACTGTCATTCAGCACTCTCTCCAGTCCTGAGGGGCTTTAGCTGGTATGGTCTCAGGTGACACATTCCAGTCCTGGACACAGACCTGGCAGGTTAGGGGACTGGGGAAAGGACATGGACTTTTCTGCCTTAATCTTTGACTAGTTAGGAAAACAGGagcctccagccctgccctgtccctgccccatccctgcttgtcCCTTCAGGAGGGCTGCTGAGAATCTCCTACTTCGTTAGTCAGGGGACCAGCTTCCCTCTGGCCCTTactggaggaggaggcaggggcccagagaggagtggcaggcCCTAGGTCACACAGCGAGGTGGGCAGTGCCAATCTGGGGCCAGctctctcccccattcccccGACCCAGGAATCCCAGTTCCCTCATACTCTCAATGACTGCAGCCTCTGCTTTGGCAGGGTCTGGAAATCCACACCACCAGTAACTGCCTGCACTTCGTGTCCCGCGTGGGCACTCAGGTGAGAATCCCACGCTCTTCTCAGCTGCCGTCTTACCCTCCGGCTGAGCCGGCTTCAGGCCCATGGAAAGCACACCCTATGAGCCCCACCCCCCATACCAGGTCTCTGCGGACTCCCGGCTGCAGATCCTGCCTGGAGACGAGATTGTCCAGGTCAACGAGCAGGTGGtggtgagtgagggagagaggcacaCGGCGGGAGGTGAAGGGGCTACTGAGTAGAGCCCAGggctggtgggtggggagggtccCTTGGGGAGACCAGGGCTGTGGGAGCTGCCTCCCGTGAAGTGAACCAGCTCCCACAGGTCAGAGTGGCCTTGGCAGAGGCAAGGTATAGGGGCTGATGgaggcctcctggaggaggaaTGGCAGGAGGCCAAGGGCGAGGGCTGTTGGCTTACTCCAGAGCTTCCTGGCCAGCTCCATCATCCCAGAgtccctgtccttccccctgccctgtcccccaggTGGGCTGGCCCCATAAGAACGTGGTGAGGGAGCTGCTTCGAGAGCCAGCCGGGGTCAGCTTAGTGCTGAAGAAGGTCCCAGTACCAAAGACCCCCCCACAGGTAACTGTCCCTCAGCCCTGCCCACAGACTGCTTTCAGACCCCCATCGTCATCAGCTCTGTCACCATTTCTGGTTGTTCCCCAGACCCCTCCTCGGGCCCTCGGCTCCCCACAGCTGACGATCTCCTCGCTGGCTCTCACCCCACAGTCTCCCAGGTAATGGCTCTGCTGCGGGtgcaaggggaggagggggagccacGGGCTCACTCCTTTCATCTCCCCTTGCTCTCCCCAGGGCCCCACCCGAAGACGTCTTTGCCTTCGACCTGACTTCAAACCCAAGTCCTGGACCCAGCGCTGCCTGGACAGGTAGTTTCAAACTCCCACCAGGTGGTAGATGCCCCAGGCAAGGCATGTGGGATGCTTGGCTCTGATCCCCAGACTCCAACACCCTCACCCTACTGCCCAGCCTGGGGCTAGGCTCATgggccctcctctctctccttcctccctgacaGACTCTACCTCCCTTGACCCTGAATCCCTACCCATTTTCCCTGCACCCCCAGCCACACTCCCAGCAGGGGTAGCAATGACTCGGGAACCCCAGGAGCACCCTGACAAGGTAAGGTGAGGGCTCAGCGAGGAGGGGTGTGTGGCTCCGGCCCCAGATCCTTCTCTAACCCCCCTTATGGTCTTTTCAGAGTCCTGTCCCTCGTCAGAAGAAGTCAAAAGGTAAAAGATGTACCTGACTGGGTGGAGGTCCCCTGATATGAGCTCTTAGAAGTGTTTACAATGCTTGGCAAGACCACCCCTCACATTTCACACACAGCTTCTCTTGAACAGCTGTTTCTGGGGTCAGACAGACCTGTGCTCCCAGCCTGGCCCTCTCAcctgctctgtgactttgggccaaTGGCTTATCCTCTGATTTTTCATCTCCTCGTCTCTAAAATGGGAagggctgggggcgcctgggtggctcagtcggttgagtggctgacttcggcacaggtcatgatctcgtggtttgtgagttcgagccccgcatcgggctcactgctgtcagcgcacagcccacctcagatcctctgtcccttccctctctgcccctcccccacttgcactctctcaaaaataaataaatacataaataaataaaacgggaAGAGTCAGCCCTACCTCAGGGAGACACCTGTAACATTTCAGGCGTAGAGTCTGGGTTCAGCAATACCACCGGGGAACgctggtgggggagtggggagcaggtTTGGGGGTCCAGGATGCCTTGCCGGTCCCTGATCACCCAGGCCGTGCTGTGCTGCAGGTGTGGCAACGCGGCTGAGTCGCCGGCGGGTGTCATGCCGGGAGCTGGGCCAGCCAGACTGTGACGGCTGGCTCCTGCTGCGCAAGGTGGCTGGTGGCTTCATGGGTCCGCGCTGGCGCCGCTGCTGGTTCGTGCTCAAGAGACACACGCTCTACTGGTACCGCCAGCCCCAGGTGagcgccaccccccaccccaacacaggTCAGCAAGTGAGTCAGAGCCGTGGTTCTTGTCCTTATTCCACCATCCACTCCATCTGTGGTCACAGGCAGGCCGCagacccccctgccccccgagcCCTATCTGTAAAACGAGGATGCTTTTTGGAGAGAAATGAGTGAATATGTGTAGAAAAGCAGTCTGGGAAAGGTATCGCGGGCAGTGCAGAAAGAATCACGTTTATTCTGcccacctctccttcctcttctgttacTCTGTCTGTCCTAGTGATGGGCCATTTGTTcaactgtttattcattcaacaaacattcaggTACCTACCGTGCACCCAGCTCTTAGCCGGGTACTAGGGACACAGGGAAGACTTGGGCAGTTCCTGCTCCTCTaggctggtggggggaggatgtACACACACTCAAGGACAGTTC comes from the Acinonyx jubatus isolate Ajub_Pintada_27869175 chromosome C1, VMU_Ajub_asm_v1.0, whole genome shotgun sequence genome and includes:
- the CNKSR1 gene encoding connector enhancer of kinase suppressor of ras 1 isoform X2: MAVAAPHLAVHVGPGLDDSLQDYCFEDWELPGKYLLQLCPQSLEALTVWPLGHQELILEGVEQLRALSSGRQTENLQSLTEGLLEVTQAFQSLVGGHLEGCAEPPADVLSAAVELVHEARALLFWLNRYLFSRLNDFSACQKIGELCAELGQALQENSPAAEKESKVLSICSHVVEICHAILSCSPQELLEQTAVLERVQLDDPLGLEIHTTSNCLHFVSRVGTQVSADSRLQILPGDEIVQVNEQVVVGWPHKNVVRELLREPAGVSLVLKKVPVPKTPPQTPPRALGSPQLTISSLALTPQSPRAPPEDVFAFDLTSNPSPGPSAAWTDSTSLDPESLPIFPAPPATLPAGVAMTREPQEHPDKSPVPRQKKSKGVATRLSRRRVSCRELGQPDCDGWLLLRKVAGGFMGPRWRRCWFVLKRHTLYWYRQPQDEKAEGLINVSNYSLESGQDQKKKYVFQLTHDVYKPFIFAADTLEDLSMWVRHLITCISKYQSPGRASLPREEDCYSETEAEDPDDEAGSRSGSPSQARAWSPLHGDTLPAATPMQGGPRTSFGPPADNSEGALEGMVWGLRQGGVSLLGQPQPLTHEQWRSSFMRRNRDPQLNERVHRVRALQSTLKAKLQELQALEEVLGDPELTGEKFRRWKERNQELYSESLGAWGLMQAEGHSQVLISDSREQSSHPLPSEPEEQSHLCPLTPESNRGPPDL
- the CNKSR1 gene encoding connector enhancer of kinase suppressor of ras 1 isoform X1 gives rise to the protein MEPVATWTPAKVAAWLRGLDDSLQDYCFEDWELPGKYLLQLCPQSLEALTVWPLGHQELILEGVEQLRALSSGRQTENLQSLTEGLLEVTQAFQSLVGGHLEGCAEPPADVLSAAVELVHEARALLFWLNRYLFSRLNDFSACQKIGELCAELGQALQENSPAAEKESKVLSICSHVVEICHAILSCSPQELLEQTAVLERVQLDDPLGLEIHTTSNCLHFVSRVGTQVSADSRLQILPGDEIVQVNEQVVVGWPHKNVVRELLREPAGVSLVLKKVPVPKTPPQTPPRALGSPQLTISSLALTPQSPRAPPEDVFAFDLTSNPSPGPSAAWTDSTSLDPESLPIFPAPPATLPAGVAMTREPQEHPDKSPVPRQKKSKGVATRLSRRRVSCRELGQPDCDGWLLLRKVAGGFMGPRWRRCWFVLKRHTLYWYRQPQDEKAEGLINVSNYSLESGQDQKKKYVFQLTHDVYKPFIFAADTLEDLSMWVRHLITCISKYQSPGRASLPREEDCYSETEAEDPDDEAGSRSGSPSQARAWSPLHGDTLPAATPMQGGPRTSFGPPADNSEGALEGMVWGLRQGGVSLLGQPQPLTHEQWRSSFMRRNRDPQLNERVHRVRALQSTLKAKLQELQALEEVLGDPELTGEKFRRWKERNQELYSESLGAWGLMQAEGHSQVLISDSREQSSHPLPSEPEEQSHLCPLTPESNRGPPDL